GGGAAGCTGACGCTGGGTGACCTGAGGCTCAGTCGTCCGCGCCTTCCGCTGGATCTCCCTCGTCCCGGATCTGAAACGCCAGCTCTTCCAGGTGAACCCGCAGGTCCACATTCTTCAGGGGCACCTCCGGCCGCTGACGCAGCCGCTGCGGCGCGAAATTGAGCACCGCGGCGATGCCCGCGTCGACCAGTGCGTCGTAGCCTCCCTGGGCTTCGTCCGTCGGTACCGCCAGCACTCCAATACGGGCCTGCGATTCCGCTACCACCGCGGCGAGATTCCGAAAATCACGTACCGCGAAGTCACCCAGGGCCAGGCCGATCTTGGCCGGATCGCGATCGACTGCCGCCACCACCCGGAAGGACCCCTGGTTGAACCCTAAATGCCGCACCAGCGCTCGCCCGAGGTTTCCCATCCCGACGATCACCAGCGGATGGAACTGGTCGAGGCCGAAGAGGGCGTTCAGGTGGGCGGCGAGGTGGTCCACGTTGTAGCCGACTCCCCGAATGCCGAACTCCCCAAACTGGGCGAGGTCCTTGCGGATCTGGGTGGCGGACAGCAGATAGCGCTCCGCCAGCTCCCGCGACGACACGCGGCGCACACCCTGCGCTTGA
This portion of the Acidobacteriota bacterium genome encodes:
- a CDS encoding redox-sensing transcriptional repressor Rex, whose protein sequence is MPEFSPRTLNRLSVYLRSLRHLQAQGVRRVSSRELAERYLLSATQIRKDLAQFGEFGIRGVGYNVDHLAAHLNALFGLDQFHPLVIVGMGNLGRALVRHLGFNQGSFRVVAAVDRDPAKIGLALGDFAVRDFRNLAAVVAESQARIGVLAVPTDEAQGGYDALVDAGIAAVLNFAPQRLRQRPEVPLKNVDLRVHLEELAFQIRDEGDPAEGADD